In a genomic window of Taylorella equigenitalis ATCC 35865:
- a CDS encoding lysophospholipid acyltransferase family protein has translation MPLLRFFYRFLFLVLIILTGMMFLVLCYKVFNQKRRDEVIRRLSKALVRSTGIKIQYKGTPVLEGPVLIVANHVSWLDIFLLNCKRINRFIAKVEIKSWPIVGWMVSAVGTIYIDRSSRQGLKEINEKMAESFSKGDSVGLFPEGTTTEGFTVLPLFSGLFDVAIKMEIPVQPVALLFTYKGERSGRVAFVGDQSLMKNLWILLSSRKVGVTVKYLPMMQMPDKGELSRQELTDFVYKQLLNEVATPQISSR, from the coding sequence TTGCCACTTCTTAGATTTTTTTATAGATTTTTATTTCTAGTTCTCATCATCCTTACGGGGATGATGTTTTTGGTGTTGTGTTACAAGGTTTTTAATCAAAAACGTAGAGATGAGGTAATAAGAAGATTATCTAAAGCTTTAGTTAGATCCACTGGTATAAAAATTCAGTACAAAGGAACACCAGTTTTAGAGGGACCCGTGCTGATAGTTGCTAATCACGTCTCTTGGCTTGATATTTTTCTTTTAAATTGCAAAAGAATAAATCGTTTTATTGCAAAAGTTGAAATTAAAAGTTGGCCAATTGTGGGCTGGATGGTGTCAGCCGTTGGAACGATATATATTGATCGCAGTTCTCGCCAGGGTTTGAAAGAAATCAATGAAAAGATGGCCGAATCTTTTTCCAAAGGAGATAGTGTTGGCTTATTTCCTGAAGGAACTACGACTGAGGGGTTCACCGTACTACCACTTTTTAGTGGTCTATTTGACGTTGCCATCAAAATGGAGATACCTGTGCAACCAGTGGCTTTGCTTTTCACTTATAAAGGAGAGAGAAGTGGTAGGGTTGCATTTGTAGGCGACCAAAGTTTGATGAAAAATTTATGGATACTTTTAAGTAGCAGAAAAGTTGGTGTTACTGTTAAATATCTTCCTATGATGCAGATGCCCGACAAGGGTGAACTTTCAAGGCAGGAGTTGACGGACTTTGTCTATAAACAGCTTCTAAATGAAGTGGCCACCCCCCAAATATCCTCACGGTAA
- a CDS encoding dihydroorotase → MKYVLDNARLLDPASGNDGIATLIIEEGKVSKIIKDKSIDNYAEAQKFDLSGKVIMPGLVDLCSHLKGGNDPYHNLNRELNAAVAGGITSLVLSPDTQPILDEPGLVDTILRNAQDMGLSNVYPLGALTMGLEGEVLAPMATLKNAGCIGFSQSNNPLINLSTLNRAMRYARTHHLALWLQASEPNLTADGVMASGAYASRLGLKGIPVQAETIALNTLFALQKSTMTTLHISNLTSAEGISIVREAKKQGLPVTCDVSINNLTFIDQDVGFFDSHFRLSPPLRSQKDRSAITEGLLDGTIDAISSNHMSVSSDHKQVPFAEAQAGAVGFELLLSSVIKWSLQNNVALLDAISFISNKPGQILSKQLNLGSIHEGMPADLICVDLETEWVPSSDTLSSLNYHTPFLNYPLPAKVNMTFVGGKLVFNRE, encoded by the coding sequence ATGAAATACGTTTTAGATAATGCTCGTTTGTTAGACCCTGCAAGTGGAAACGATGGTATTGCCACCCTAATAATTGAAGAGGGTAAGGTATCTAAAATTATTAAAGATAAAAGCATAGATAACTATGCAGAGGCCCAGAAATTTGACCTTTCTGGCAAAGTGATTATGCCAGGTCTTGTGGACCTTTGCTCTCACCTTAAGGGGGGCAATGATCCCTATCACAATCTAAATCGAGAACTTAACGCTGCTGTGGCTGGAGGTATTACAAGTCTTGTGTTGTCTCCAGATACTCAGCCAATTCTAGATGAACCTGGTTTGGTTGACACCATTCTTCGAAACGCTCAGGATATGGGCTTATCTAATGTTTACCCATTGGGTGCTTTAACCATGGGTTTAGAAGGGGAAGTTCTTGCACCCATGGCTACTTTAAAAAATGCGGGATGCATTGGTTTTTCTCAATCGAATAATCCGCTTATAAATCTCTCAACACTCAATAGAGCTATGCGTTATGCACGTACACATCATCTTGCTTTGTGGCTTCAGGCATCTGAACCGAATTTAACGGCTGATGGAGTTATGGCTAGTGGAGCATATGCCTCTAGATTAGGTTTAAAAGGAATACCCGTTCAGGCTGAAACTATTGCCTTAAATACCTTGTTTGCATTGCAAAAAAGCACCATGACCACTCTGCATATTTCAAATCTAACTAGTGCCGAGGGTATTAGTATCGTCAGGGAGGCTAAGAAACAAGGTTTGCCAGTCACATGTGATGTTTCTATAAATAATCTGACTTTTATTGATCAAGATGTTGGTTTTTTCGACTCTCACTTTAGATTAAGTCCACCACTTCGTTCGCAAAAAGATAGAAGTGCCATAACTGAGGGCTTATTAGACGGTACTATTGATGCGATTAGTTCTAACCATATGTCAGTTAGCAGTGATCATAAGCAGGTGCCCTTTGCAGAGGCTCAAGCTGGGGCTGTGGGGTTTGAATTGCTATTGAGCTCAGTTATTAAATGGTCCCTACAAAATAATGTTGCCTTATTAGATGCCATATCCTTTATTAGTAATAAGCCAGGTCAAATTCTTTCTAAGCAGTTAAACCTTGGTTCAATTCATGAAGGTATGCCAGCAGATTTAATTTGCGTGGATTTAGAGACAGAGTGGGTCCCAAGTAGTGACACATTGAGTAGCTTAAATTATCATACACCCTTTCTAAATTATCCTCTTCCTGCAAAAGTTAACATGACTTTTGTTGGAGGAAAGTTAGTTTTTAATAGGGAGTAG
- a CDS encoding aspartate carbamoyltransferase catalytic subunit codes for MYNPQLNKNGELVHLLSTEGLPKDIIYQILDTAKEFAEASSEESKKYPYLHGKNVFNLFFENSTRTRTTFEIAAKRLSADVFNLNISSSSTSKGESLLDTIDNLSAMQADIFVVRHNASGAPYLIANHTKDHVHVVNAGDGWHAHPTQGLLDMYTIRHYKKDFSNLTVAIVGDIMHSRVARSDIHALTTLGAAEIRVIGPLTLLPTAIDKMGVKVFTSMEEGLRDVDVIIMLRLQNERMSGALLPSAHEYYQTYGLTEKKLKLAKDDAIVMHPGPMNRGVEIDSRIADGPQAVILDQVTFGIAVRMAVMKILGGTK; via the coding sequence ATGTATAACCCACAATTAAATAAAAACGGTGAACTGGTTCATCTTTTGTCTACCGAGGGTTTACCGAAAGATATTATTTATCAAATTCTTGATACGGCGAAGGAATTTGCAGAAGCTTCATCTGAAGAGAGCAAAAAATATCCCTATCTCCATGGCAAAAACGTTTTTAATCTTTTTTTCGAAAACTCAACCCGCACTCGTACTACATTTGAAATAGCAGCCAAAAGGCTCTCTGCTGATGTTTTTAATCTTAATATTTCATCATCATCGACTTCTAAAGGCGAATCCTTACTTGATACGATTGATAACTTATCAGCCATGCAAGCCGATATATTTGTAGTTAGACATAATGCTAGTGGGGCTCCATATCTCATTGCCAACCATACAAAAGATCATGTACATGTTGTTAATGCAGGTGACGGCTGGCATGCCCATCCGACACAGGGCTTGCTTGATATGTACACTATTCGCCACTATAAAAAGGATTTTTCTAATCTAACCGTGGCTATTGTGGGTGATATTATGCATTCTCGAGTAGCTCGCTCTGATATACATGCACTTACTACGTTGGGTGCTGCTGAAATTCGTGTGATTGGACCCCTTACATTATTGCCTACTGCCATCGATAAAATGGGCGTAAAAGTGTTCACAAGCATGGAAGAGGGGCTACGGGATGTTGACGTTATTATTATGCTTCGTCTTCAAAACGAGCGCATGAGTGGAGCTTTATTGCCTTCAGCACATGAGTATTATCAGACATATGGCTTAACGGAGAAAAAACTTAAACTCGCTAAGGATGATGCAATTGTGATGCATCCAGGCCCTATGAATCGTGGTGTTGAAATTGATTCTCGCATTGCAGATGGACCGCAGGCGGTAATTCTGGATCAAGTTACGTTTGGGATTGCTGTTCGGATGGCTGTTATGAAAATTCTTGGGGGTACTAAATGA
- the ruvX gene encoding Holliday junction resolvase RuvX has product MHNNSNNSSKPLTILAFDYGKKKIGVALGNSITKSARPLGIIHNDTVDARFEGVANYINEWNPDLLVVGLPITLGGQEQEASRLSRKFANQLHGRFNLPVELIDERYSSVEAQEICHCGPDEDHYAAAVILERFFKPEYNSKLVTDTKKED; this is encoded by the coding sequence ATGCATAATAATTCAAACAATTCATCTAAACCCTTAACCATACTAGCTTTTGACTACGGAAAAAAGAAAATAGGAGTTGCACTGGGAAATAGCATCACTAAAAGTGCACGTCCATTAGGTATTATTCACAATGATACTGTTGATGCTCGTTTTGAAGGAGTGGCTAACTATATAAACGAGTGGAATCCAGATTTATTGGTAGTAGGTCTTCCTATTACGTTAGGTGGTCAGGAACAAGAAGCAAGCCGTTTATCTAGAAAATTCGCAAATCAGCTTCACGGAAGATTTAATCTGCCTGTTGAACTTATAGATGAAAGGTATAGTAGCGTAGAAGCTCAAGAGATATGTCATTGCGGTCCTGACGAGGACCATTACGCAGCTGCAGTAATTCTTGAGAGATTTTTTAAACCTGAATACAACTCTAAACTAGTAACCGATACTAAAAAAGAGGATTAA
- a CDS encoding YqgE/AlgH family protein, translated as MALNKLALSGYFLVAMPSSGESIFDNSVVYILKHDEDGALGVVINKPSPHDLTDFVEPMNPDLDDANIHEIPKDSWGKIQEKFPESKILTGGPLGLDHILVVTEGDTMPEMLDSTEILQDYAKGTGSKRLVVFNGYSSWAPNQLEEEIVSNYWITLKGDLSLIFEVPIEDRYRKAFEFIGIEPHDLHGGSGNA; from the coding sequence ATGGCTCTTAATAAACTTGCTCTCTCAGGCTACTTCTTAGTAGCTATGCCGTCTTCTGGAGAATCTATCTTCGATAATTCTGTTGTTTATATTTTAAAACACGATGAAGACGGTGCTTTAGGTGTTGTTATTAATAAACCTAGTCCCCATGATTTAACTGATTTCGTGGAACCTATGAATCCCGACTTAGATGATGCAAACATACACGAAATACCTAAAGATAGCTGGGGTAAAATTCAGGAGAAGTTTCCCGAATCAAAGATTCTTACGGGCGGTCCCCTTGGGTTAGATCATATTTTGGTGGTCACAGAAGGGGATACCATGCCTGAGATGCTTGATAGCACTGAGATATTACAAGACTATGCAAAGGGAACAGGATCCAAAAGATTAGTTGTATTTAATGGGTATAGCAGTTGGGCCCCAAATCAACTTGAGGAAGAGATTGTGTCTAATTATTGGATAACTCTAAAGGGTGATTTGTCCCTAATCTTTGAGGTTCCTATTGAAGATAGATATCGTAAAGCTTTTGAGTTTATTGGTATTGAACCTCACGATTTACATGGTGGTAGTGGTAATGCATAA
- a CDS encoding rubredoxin, which produces MKTYMCIICGHIYDEELGDPESGIPPGTKWEDVPADWTCPDCGGTKDDFQEIPM; this is translated from the coding sequence ATGAAGACATATATGTGTATCATTTGCGGTCATATTTATGACGAAGAACTCGGCGATCCAGAATCTGGAATTCCGCCTGGTACTAAGTGGGAGGATGTTCCTGCTGACTGGACCTGTCCTGACTGCGGTGGCACAAAGGACGATTTCCAAGAAATCCCTATGTAA
- the thiE gene encoding thiamine phosphate synthase: protein MFIPRGLYGITPDWIEFSKVLQAVEIACDAGLPMLQFRRKIKEPSFERLKQCQAIKNICDKNNCVLIVNDNLELARSCEANGVHLGREDMDLLDAKLGEALNSNNFIVGMSCYNELELASKAVELGASYIAFGSMFPSPTKPNAVKANLDLIRRARKLFPVTPIVCIGGITLDNAPYVIEAGADMLAVISGLFEKEDIATTIKEFNKLF from the coding sequence ATGTTTATACCAAGAGGACTTTACGGAATCACCCCAGATTGGATTGAATTTAGTAAAGTATTACAGGCAGTTGAGATTGCTTGCGATGCTGGTTTGCCCATGTTGCAGTTTCGCAGAAAAATTAAGGAACCAAGCTTTGAGCGCCTTAAGCAGTGCCAGGCTATAAAAAATATTTGTGATAAAAATAACTGTGTCTTAATTGTTAACGATAATTTAGAACTGGCTAGAAGTTGTGAGGCAAATGGTGTGCATTTAGGCCGTGAGGACATGGACTTACTGGATGCAAAACTGGGTGAAGCTTTAAATAGTAATAATTTTATTGTTGGCATGAGCTGTTATAACGAATTGGAATTAGCTTCAAAAGCTGTTGAATTAGGTGCATCTTATATAGCTTTTGGGTCCATGTTCCCCTCTCCAACTAAACCTAATGCCGTAAAAGCAAACTTAGATTTAATTCGTAGGGCTAGAAAATTGTTTCCCGTTACACCTATTGTGTGTATCGGGGGCATTACATTAGACAATGCACCTTATGTAATTGAGGCTGGAGCAGATATGTTGGCGGTTATATCTGGTTTATTTGAAAAAGAGGACATTGCCACCACTATAAAGGAATTTAATAAATTATTTTGA
- the hemL gene encoding glutamate-1-semialdehyde 2,1-aminomutase, which translates to MTTNQAIFERALKTIPGGVNSPVRAFQSVGGVPKFIKKAEGGYMWDIEGKKYVDYIGSWGPAIAGHANPEVIEAVQKAAVDGLSFGAPTEAEVLIAEKICELLPSIEQVRLVSSGTEATMSAIRLARGFTGRNKILKFEGCYHGHSDSLLVKSGSGLLTFGNPSSAGVPEEFVSHTIVIEYNNIEAVHECFSQYGNDIACVIVEPVAGNMNLVKPTKEFLQSLRESCDKHGSVLIFDEVMTGFRVGLNCAQGHFGIKPDMTTLAKVIGGGMPIGAFGGRRDIMSKISPLGPVYQAGTLSGNPVAVAAGLKTLEIISRPGFYDGITSYNEKFTSGLKDIANKKGVKFTTDFIGGMFGLYFLNSVPQSFADVQKSDIEAFKVFFHTLLENGVHLAPSAFEAGFISASHDEESLQITFKAAESAFDAVAAHKGS; encoded by the coding sequence ATGACTACTAACCAAGCTATATTTGAGCGAGCTCTTAAAACTATACCTGGAGGCGTAAATTCTCCAGTTCGTGCTTTTCAGTCTGTAGGCGGTGTTCCGAAATTTATAAAAAAAGCTGAAGGTGGCTATATGTGGGACATTGAAGGTAAGAAGTATGTTGACTACATTGGATCATGGGGACCAGCTATCGCAGGACACGCTAATCCAGAGGTTATCGAGGCTGTGCAGAAAGCTGCCGTCGACGGGTTATCATTTGGAGCTCCCACAGAAGCTGAGGTTCTGATAGCTGAAAAAATCTGCGAACTTCTGCCTAGTATAGAGCAGGTACGCCTTGTAAGCTCAGGCACTGAAGCTACTATGAGTGCAATAAGACTTGCTCGAGGCTTTACTGGTCGCAATAAAATCTTGAAATTTGAAGGTTGTTATCATGGGCATTCTGACAGTTTGCTTGTGAAGTCGGGTTCTGGACTTTTGACTTTTGGAAATCCTTCTTCTGCAGGAGTTCCAGAGGAATTTGTTTCCCACACAATCGTAATTGAGTACAACAATATAGAGGCTGTTCATGAATGCTTCTCGCAATATGGCAATGATATTGCATGCGTTATCGTTGAACCTGTTGCGGGAAATATGAACCTTGTTAAACCTACAAAAGAATTTTTGCAATCCTTGCGTGAAAGTTGCGATAAACATGGTTCAGTTCTAATTTTTGATGAAGTTATGACTGGATTTCGTGTGGGTTTAAATTGTGCTCAAGGACACTTTGGAATAAAACCTGATATGACTACTTTAGCGAAAGTGATTGGTGGTGGTATGCCTATCGGAGCTTTTGGTGGGCGTCGTGACATTATGAGCAAGATTTCTCCCCTTGGACCTGTATACCAAGCTGGCACACTATCAGGAAATCCAGTAGCAGTAGCTGCGGGGCTTAAAACTCTTGAAATTATCTCTAGACCTGGTTTTTACGATGGTATAACTTCATATAATGAAAAATTTACTAGTGGATTGAAAGATATTGCCAACAAAAAAGGTGTTAAGTTTACTACTGACTTTATTGGTGGCATGTTTGGGTTATACTTCTTGAACTCTGTACCACAAAGTTTTGCAGATGTACAGAAATCAGACATTGAAGCTTTTAAAGTATTCTTCCACACACTACTTGAAAATGGTGTCCATTTAGCACCGTCAGCATTTGAAGCTGGCTTTATTTCTGCCTCACACGATGAGGAAAGTTTACAAATAACATTTAAAGCGGCTGAGTCGGCGTTTGATGCTGTGGCTGCACATAAAGGGTCTTAA
- a CDS encoding DEAD/DEAH box helicase: MNDSKFADLGIEQTLLKSLERIDFRNPTEVQVKSIPLALKGKDLIVSAQTGSGKTAAFMLPSIQQLLHELETRPAPEQIASKSSKQRKRRSEANPPKYGVQILVLTPTRELAMQVSDATKEFIYGFKGVHIATLVGGMAYGPQINSLSREVEIVVATPGRLLDHIKAGRVNLRNLKILILDEADRMLDMGFIHDINNVVAETPDDRQTLLFSATFEGNVVKLARDMLTDPERIIVSDHTDKHQNIEQYLFYADTVGHKFKLLEALLKDPEAEQVIVFTKTKRGATDLAGRLKDIDIKASELHGDMNQGQRNRTIQGLHKGKIKVLVATDVAARGIDIQGISHVINYDLPMQAEDYVHRIGRTGRAGRDGRAYTLALLSERRGVRFIENYIKREFDIAVIPGLEPVGRGATKKKASVGSGSRVSGLRGSGTRVGSSRGAGGLRAGAGTRLSSSSGSRSADKTAHKDVDARKGKRLKKGNDNKDILARYERTEDKKRDLNSRERTRKSSKAKSEVASKSESTKSYKKSKTDKRSSSKSFTESRSKSTARAGRKISSDAPKFSEWERGARSNKPKHVKRRQTKK; the protein is encoded by the coding sequence ATGAACGACAGTAAATTTGCCGATCTTGGCATTGAGCAGACATTATTAAAATCGCTGGAAAGGATTGATTTTAGAAATCCTACAGAGGTTCAAGTTAAGTCTATTCCACTTGCACTAAAGGGTAAAGATTTAATTGTTTCTGCACAAACAGGAAGCGGCAAAACTGCAGCCTTTATGCTTCCATCTATTCAACAACTTTTACATGAATTGGAAACTAGACCTGCTCCGGAGCAGATTGCAAGTAAATCTTCTAAGCAACGTAAAAGAAGGTCAGAAGCAAATCCTCCTAAGTATGGCGTGCAGATTTTAGTACTCACACCTACTCGAGAACTTGCAATGCAGGTGTCGGATGCTACTAAAGAATTTATTTATGGCTTTAAGGGCGTACACATTGCCACCCTGGTAGGTGGGATGGCTTATGGACCGCAAATTAACTCACTCTCCAGAGAGGTTGAAATTGTTGTAGCTACTCCTGGGCGTTTGCTTGATCATATTAAAGCTGGTCGTGTGAATCTGCGTAATTTGAAAATTTTAATTTTGGATGAAGCCGATCGCATGCTTGATATGGGGTTTATACACGATATTAATAATGTGGTCGCAGAGACTCCAGATGATCGACAAACACTTTTATTTTCAGCTACTTTTGAGGGCAATGTAGTTAAGCTTGCGAGAGATATGCTTACTGACCCTGAACGCATTATTGTATCTGACCATACTGATAAGCATCAAAACATCGAGCAATACTTGTTTTATGCGGATACGGTTGGTCATAAGTTCAAATTACTCGAGGCTTTACTGAAAGATCCAGAAGCCGAGCAAGTTATCGTGTTTACTAAAACTAAACGTGGAGCGACTGATTTAGCAGGACGATTGAAAGATATCGATATTAAAGCGAGTGAGCTTCACGGTGATATGAATCAAGGTCAGAGAAACCGCACAATTCAAGGTTTACACAAGGGTAAGATTAAAGTTCTTGTTGCTACTGACGTGGCTGCTCGTGGAATTGATATACAAGGCATAAGCCATGTAATTAATTATGATTTACCGATGCAAGCTGAAGACTATGTTCATCGTATTGGACGTACTGGTCGTGCAGGACGTGATGGTCGTGCATACACGTTAGCATTGTTGTCTGAACGGCGTGGAGTAAGGTTTATTGAGAACTACATAAAGCGAGAATTTGATATTGCGGTGATTCCAGGGCTTGAGCCTGTAGGTCGTGGGGCGACGAAGAAAAAAGCTTCAGTTGGTTCTGGGTCACGTGTTTCTGGGTTGCGTGGTTCGGGGACAAGAGTGGGCAGTTCACGAGGTGCGGGCGGTCTGCGTGCTGGTGCGGGGACACGTTTAAGTTCGAGTTCGGGTTCACGCAGTGCGGACAAGACAGCTCACAAAGATGTCGATGCTCGCAAAGGTAAGAGACTTAAAAAAGGTAACGATAACAAAGATATTCTTGCTCGCTATGAGAGGACTGAGGACAAAAAAAGGGATTTAAATTCACGTGAGCGTACTCGCAAATCATCCAAAGCGAAATCTGAAGTAGCTTCAAAATCCGAATCCACAAAATCTTACAAAAAATCAAAAACTGATAAACGTTCTAGCAGTAAAAGCTTCACAGAAAGCCGTTCTAAATCAACTGCTCGTGCAGGTCGCAAAATCTCATCAGACGCTCCTAAATTTTCAGAATGGGAACGTGGAGCACGTAGCAACAAACCTAAGCACGTTAAGAGAAGACAAACTAAAAAGTAG
- a CDS encoding class I SAM-dependent methyltransferase, whose product MKNLPSPSKEAIEISQKLDKYIRQKFANRNVIEFDKWLNEVLYAPSLGYYNNALPIFGSKGDFVTAPEISHFFGKCLGNQIRQILEQCDSKHILEFGAGSGAMAKQILKASTDAHIKYFILELSADLRALQQNTLSEYADRIVWLDSLPEKFQGCILANEVLDSIPPKIFEFSDSEGHIEIGVRAAEVGYEFAKVGIATHKEVLERIPNINGYRSEINFRAEAWIRSLAGLLTNGGILLIDYGFARSEYYHPQRNEGTIMCHFKHHTHSNPLINIGIQDITSHVDFTAVADSAIDAGLELWGYTTQASFLISCGLEHELLKTNDLSLSQKTGINTLISEAEMGELFKVMLFSKNLDWPEDPLGFRVSDRRYSL is encoded by the coding sequence ATGAAAAATTTGCCATCTCCTTCCAAAGAAGCCATAGAAATAAGCCAAAAACTTGACAAATATATTCGTCAAAAATTTGCTAATCGCAATGTAATTGAATTCGACAAGTGGCTAAATGAAGTTTTATACGCACCCTCGCTTGGTTACTATAACAATGCATTGCCAATTTTTGGGTCTAAAGGAGATTTTGTTACAGCTCCCGAAATAAGCCATTTTTTTGGAAAATGCCTAGGGAATCAGATTCGTCAAATTCTAGAACAATGTGATTCCAAACATATTTTGGAGTTTGGGGCTGGCTCTGGTGCGATGGCTAAGCAAATACTCAAGGCTTCCACGGATGCTCATATTAAATACTTCATCTTAGAATTATCAGCTGATTTAAGGGCATTACAACAAAATACACTTTCAGAATACGCAGACCGCATTGTTTGGCTCGATTCATTACCTGAAAAATTTCAAGGGTGTATTCTTGCAAATGAAGTCCTGGACTCAATTCCTCCTAAAATTTTTGAATTTTCTGATTCAGAAGGCCACATAGAGATAGGAGTACGTGCTGCTGAAGTTGGGTATGAGTTTGCAAAAGTAGGCATTGCCACACACAAGGAAGTTTTAGAGCGGATACCAAATATCAACGGCTATAGAAGTGAAATAAATTTCCGGGCAGAGGCTTGGATACGCTCATTGGCTGGTCTTCTTACAAATGGTGGCATTTTACTCATCGACTATGGTTTTGCTAGGAGCGAGTATTATCATCCGCAACGAAATGAGGGCACGATTATGTGTCATTTCAAACATCATACCCACTCCAATCCATTGATAAATATTGGCATTCAGGACATTACATCGCATGTGGATTTTACCGCTGTGGCTGATTCAGCAATTGATGCTGGGCTTGAGCTTTGGGGGTATACAACTCAGGCTAGTTTCTTGATTTCATGCGGTTTGGAGCATGAGCTTCTTAAAACTAATGATTTAAGTTTGTCTCAGAAAACGGGCATTAACACACTTATTTCTGAAGCTGAAATGGGGGAACTTTTTAAGGTTATGCTTTTCTCTAAAAATTTGGATTGGCCTGAAGACCCGCTAGGATTCAGGGTTTCTGACCGTCGATATAGTCTTTGA
- a CDS encoding tRNA nucleotidyltransferase, with product MQLKDLRFEPDDLTRGLDLYCVGGAVRDCLLELPIKDKDWVVVGSTPEDMFSRGFKPVGADFPVFIHPNTGEEYALARTERKTSKGYHGFDFFTGDVTLTEDLKRRDFTINAMAVDSRGLVYDPYGGLTDIRDRTFRHISESFSEDPVRILRLGRFLSRFPDFSVHFDTLELCRAMVKDGEVDSLVSERVWKELSRSLVEKAPSRFFTLLHEVGAFEKLFPNMRLVQKGDELDIGARLGFDLIHQYLVFSSYFNDFQSQNFAVPREFREYANTLPKIIEKLRYFKIDAVSILNIITASDGIRKPEKLLVILEVAHHLNKYSYYDYPRVAFLEHWNELAEQVKKIDLGDLSGLSPIEIKSKAESIRIEIIKDYIDGQKP from the coding sequence ATGCAATTAAAAGATTTAAGATTTGAACCTGATGATCTTACTCGAGGTCTAGACTTGTATTGTGTAGGCGGTGCAGTTAGAGATTGTCTTCTTGAATTGCCTATTAAGGATAAAGATTGGGTTGTTGTAGGTTCAACTCCTGAAGATATGTTTAGTCGAGGGTTTAAGCCAGTTGGAGCCGATTTCCCAGTTTTTATACATCCGAATACAGGAGAGGAATACGCACTTGCAAGGACGGAACGCAAAACATCAAAAGGCTATCACGGATTTGATTTCTTTACCGGGGACGTGACTCTAACAGAAGATTTAAAACGACGAGACTTTACTATAAATGCCATGGCCGTTGATTCTAGAGGCTTAGTATACGACCCATACGGGGGGTTGACTGACATTAGGGACAGAACATTTCGTCATATTAGCGAATCCTTTTCAGAAGACCCAGTTCGAATATTAAGGCTTGGTAGATTTTTATCAAGATTTCCTGATTTTTCTGTTCACTTCGATACATTAGAGCTATGTCGAGCAATGGTCAAAGATGGAGAGGTTGATTCATTAGTTTCAGAACGTGTGTGGAAGGAACTATCAAGGTCATTGGTAGAAAAAGCACCAAGTCGATTTTTTACGCTTTTGCATGAAGTCGGAGCATTTGAAAAATTATTTCCAAATATGAGGCTTGTACAAAAGGGAGATGAATTAGATATTGGAGCCCGATTAGGTTTTGATTTAATTCATCAGTACTTAGTTTTTTCTAGTTATTTTAATGATTTTCAATCGCAAAATTTTGCTGTTCCAAGGGAATTTAGAGAATACGCAAATACATTGCCAAAGATAATAGAAAAACTACGTTACTTTAAAATAGATGCCGTTTCAATTTTAAATATAATCACCGCAAGTGATGGGATTCGTAAGCCAGAAAAGTTATTAGTAATTTTAGAGGTTGCACATCACTTAAATAAATATAGTTACTACGATTACCCGAGAGTGGCTTTTTTAGAACATTGGAATGAATTAGCAGAGCAAGTCAAAAAAATTGATTTAGGTGACTTGAGCGGGTTATCACCTATAGAAATAAAATCCAAAGCAGAATCTATTCGCATAGAAATAATCAAAGACTATATCGACGGTCAGAAACCCTGA